GGTGCTATTGTCGCGCCGTGGCAGGATGGGCCATTTGCTCAGTCCGCGCCATACGCTCGCACCCAACACGACCTGCACGTACTACTTTCACGGCATGCCGACGGATTTGATTTGGATTTCGTTCACTCACTATCATCTGCAAATACTGCAGCCGAGCAGTAGCGGGAGCGATAATTCCACCATCGGACGGGTAAAGACTCTTTTGGGTTGCGAAGTTGGCCGTACTGAATGGCCACTTAATGTCACCGTTTTTCTTATCCTTCTGCTTTAATAGAGCGAATCACCCTTGCCTTGGATTACACGAACGCGCATTTGGGACAGTGCGGGTACATTCGTTCCGGTGCGTACTACATCTCCCGCAAGCATTCTGTCCTCGCCGGGAGGTCCTTCAACTACGGCGTACGGTTCGACGGTTGGGAGTGGAGCAGGTGGCGGAGGAGGTCCTCCGGGTGGTTCATCGTTGCTACCCGGTCTTACCACTACGACGGCTATTTACCAGCAGCTGATGAATCGAACCGTAAACAGCTACTACACCGGTGTCAATCAGAATGGCAAGAGTCTCAAGATTAATGTGGACAACGTGTGGAACCCGGTGGATCAGTACATTTACGGGCCCACGGTGAACAGTATCTTCAACCAACCGCCACCAACAGCTCCGAGTGAGGGCGGACGTGGTCGGGGCACCGGTTATGGATCATCCGGACAGGATAAATACTCCAAGCACAAGAGCAAATCCGACATCGGTACGGGCAATTACGTACAGTCGGTACGCCACGGTAAAGACTCATCCGGTGGTTTCGGTTACGATCTTACCAAAGATCATGGCCGGAAGGACAGACAATCTTCGAAAACACCGTACGGTTCACGCCGATTGATGGCGGAATTCTTTGACAATGAAGCGCCGAAGTTGTGCGACCACATGACGCTCGAAAGCAAGGGCCATCGGATGCGACCGTGTACCCCGTTGGAAAGCTACGTTAGCACGGGACGAGATTTGGTAAGTGTGTTTGTGACAGGTGGCCAAAACGAAACATCATTGAATTGTGAAACATTTTGCAGAAAATTGAATTCCACACCATGACCGGTACGTCACTGTTTCCTTCGAGCTTTGGCATTAACTACGAGTTTGTCGACACGGAGCTGGGAGGTGACCCGTACCTGGGCGATCAGAAAAAACCACGCGATCCGCAGGAAGATCTTACACAGGCAGCCGATCCGTCACTTCCCATACTTTGTTCGCGCCTGTTCCGCAAGCGGAAAGGAGATTTCCAATCGCCACGGAACGTGTTTCTGCATGGTCGCGGTGGAGCAAAGAACATTTCCTGTCTGTACCGGTTCGAGGCATCCGTCGGTGAAAGGGTAAGAAGCGCGCTTGTGTTTCAAACGCCGCACAGTACAGTTTGCTTATCgtcgaatggttttttttggttcactgCCAGGTTCGGGTTGAGTTGTTCAACGTTTCGTTCGGTGAGTTTGCGACCTGCGTTACTGAGAGCGATGGACATACGGGACGTGCCCGGTGCAGTCCGTCCGAAACCGAACCGGACAGCCGGATCGGTGAGCTTCGCATCTACGACGTACCGTACCCGGACGCGCGCATCCCGTTGGGTTGCTTCTGTGACAATACGAGCAGCACCTACAACGCACCACTCACGTTCATCTCGAACTCACGCACGCTGGAATTGACGTTCGTCGTAACGCGGCTTAACATTTCCGAGGACTTTGCGGACGTTTACTTCCATGCGGCGTACGACTTTATACGGGTGCCGGAGTGCCGTCGGCGGTTGCGGTTGCGCGGTTCGGGCGGTGAGGATGAGATGAACTTTCCGCTTCGTTCACACGAGGCCAGCTGTGACGGATTGCCGTGGTATATCGAGGCACAGCAGCAGGATCGAAGTTTGTTTGTACGCACCTGGGGAAGCTTCCTGCCGGTCGAACCGACGGCGGATGATTTTTCCAAGTGTAACACTCGGAACCGGCTGATCGTGTACAGTGGTGTGCCGCTGAAGGTGATGCGTGTCATCTGTCCTTCGCCACCGTCCAGCCGGTCCGCTGCGTTGCACATCTTCAGCGAGGATTGGCTAAGCAATCAGCCGTTTCTGACGTTTGATAGGTAAGTGCTTAAACAAGGAGATGCGATAAGAGATAATTTATCGTGtgtttactttattttcacGTACAGACCTGTGAGTATGGTGCTGGAACCGATACACAAGGAACCGGGCAGTATAGGGTTTTCGTGGCTGGAAATTCAACGGACGAAAGCGTCACTCATCCAGCAGCTCGATCTACAGTCAAACTTCACCACCAACGATACGTTGGTAGAGTTTGGCCTTTATCCACGTGAGACGGAGTGCGAATATCGGTGTCCAGAGCTGGACGCTTGCATCGGTAGTGCTCTTTGGTGTGATGGTGAGTtactcaaatttatttttcacatttcataaaaattttagacaaatttttaaatatttacttcatttttattttccattttggtaATGAAACTATTTCCACTTGGTGTTGGAATTCTCTCTTTTGTTTGGTATGTTTTTgcctccccaaaaaaggtcGTCCCAACTGTCCGTCCGGGTACGACGAAAGTGAGCAGGAGTGTGGCAGCCGACTAATCGAGCTGCCCGGCGGTATATATGCCGCGTTCGGGTGCGTTGCTGCGGCCATCTCCGCCTGTCTCATCTTCTGCctgctggtgatggtgaagAAGCGGCGCAAGGCGAACGAAAAACTCAAACCGACGGTCGGTACTGGTGCCGCCTCCCTCAACGGTACACTGTCGAAGAAGGACTACAAGAAGGAACCACTGTTCTTCGATCCGGACTCCTGACACGGGTTGCAACCGGTCGAGTACATTCACGTCGACCGGGAAACGACCGTGTGACATGCTGTCTACCTGGATATGGATGATCTGGCGTACTGCTAGATTCGCTTACCACGAATCACGTTCCTTCCACAACCAACCGGAACCATTTTCCTGTCCCATTCCTGTTTCTTCCTATCTTTTCCTCCAtcctttatattttttttctcttcctctaCAACTCTCTGTTTTCCATCCTATTTCCCACTTTCAAACCCAGTGAAATGAGTGAGCGATCATACAACCTCCCCCGCCCCCCATACAGCGTAAAAGCAACACGGTAAGCGACATTGCTAGCGTGTCAAGCAACATCTGACCGAGCAGCGCAACGAAGTCATCCACCATCCAGGTGGCGATGCCAAttcggaaacaaaaacaagagaaaaaccAGGGTAAACAAATCTCCCTCCCGCATACACAGCATACTCGATCGAATGTACTCGATCATCTAGGTTAATCTAATGGACAAAGTATTAcccggtggaaaatggatgatctTTTCTCCCCTTTTACAGCCACTTGAACACTGGGCAATTCTGCTTCGTTTTCAAGGCGCAGAATAGAGTgaacgggaaagaaaaaaatgtgccgTTTTGGGCCTGTTACCCGACCCCTCAAAGGGCAGATTTATTTGGCCAAATTGCTAGGTCGTTGAATGTATTCTACCGCTACGTGACGCTACCGATCGATTCCGAACGTTAAGTGGtagtaaagcaaaaacaaaaggtggaagatgaaaaaatcGTAGCACAAAACACTGTTTcctagtaaaaaaaaaacaaaaaaccaaaaaagtatatttaaaCTATCTAGTTGAAGAAATGTAGCAgcacgtaaaacaaaacacactagaagcacaaacaaacaaactaaaccatacataaaaaagaaagaatgaatCAGAAATGTGAAGCATAATGGGAAGAGATGATACGGAAATTCACCAGCACACGAACCCAACGGgtgaaaaccaaaacaaaaacacatgcgCCTCGGGTAAGTTCTCTAAGTGTAGCATACTTTCTAGTTCATGTTTCAGATTCTGATATCGCTCTTATCGCTCGTACGGTGGTACCGATACACCAGGATCGGGCCGGGAGGACATACGCACTGTCttcgaattttaaatgatagATACAAGCATAGCTAACCCATTGCATAGTGAGAATGGGAGATAGCTTACATAAGTGGAATACTCCCGATGCTGGGAGTGAGGAAGTCGCATGTTGATACCACTAAGTGGGAAAAAAGTTTGAAACACACAAGCGAGAAGCGGAACGTTACTTTGTTACACCGACTTTGTTCGTATATTAGTGAACAGGTTTTCATAtagtgtatatgtgtgtgagtgattttgtttttagcacaatataattaaacatttttgtatttGGTTCTTTTGTCgcaaaacatttgaaatgaaTCACATCGATACAGAACCAATGGTAGATGAATTATTTCTTTATAGTCAAATTAATagtattttattgattttttttctaatcatATCTAAATTGTTTCCATGAAGTGATCTTTTACATTCATAATTTTAGGAATAgataagtaaaaataattgccAAATTGTCTACTGTCACACTGTCAAAATGTTACCGAAACTAGAAAAGTTTGAACTAACTGTATTGTTTTCATGGGAAATGTGTTTCGCActgttttccaaaaacttcACTGCCACAAACTAAGTTAAAACtattcatacatttttcattgtttccttcaaaatattttttccattagaaaattatagaaaaaaaattgaaagatgtagagaaaatttctttacacaaaataattcaatttcacGATCACGTTTTCGGTTATGGATAAagtaaaaaacgaaacactgcAAAACTTTCATACGTACAAACGTACAATTTGCTCGCTCTTGCATTTAGCACTTACTGTAATGAACAATCGATGAGAAAGCTGAGAATATATTTTGTCTTACCGCGCACCGCGTTACCGAACTACGACGGCTAATTGGAGGTGGTGACCGAAATACAAAACTGTTCAAATGAAGCAGTGTAACGTCACGAGAAAAATAAACGGAATCAAAACATAGCAAAAGGATACACAGGAAGTAACTATGGAAATAAGATAGATGAGAATACAGTATAACCAGCATAacataaacaatttcgaacTTAGTAcagatggtagaaacaagtGCACCGTACTAAAAACGACAAACAGCAGCGAAATCTCtcattaaacacacacacacacacaaagaaacagATGTACACTAAATGTGTAATACTTTAGGCCTTTTGGTGCACGATCCGTTACTGCTGATACGTTTATGTTTGAACGTTTCGTTGTTAAAAATGTATCCCATTTTGCAAGGACGAGCattgaaaaatttcttaaatgcaaaacaaaccaaaaaaacacacacaacatcacTTCCACTTTCTCGACTGTTCactgtttctctttctctgtttcttttcattttcccttcaTCACTTTTTCTCACTCTTGAGTCAATGCTTCAACATTCGAATTGATCCTTTTTTCTCCCACTTGTAAAATAGCTATTACCAGCTAAAAGCGTGTTatcgtatttgttttgttaatttctACAATTATATTAATCGTACATAAGTGTAATGTAAACTAGTGTAGTGTAGGTATAAATATTGTACGCACATTCCTGCTTCAGGAATCGTTTCTGTGCACTgtcaaaactataaaaaacgAATGATAATACCGAGCTGTaacagcgtgtgtgtgtgaacgaGTGAAGGAATGCATGCGCAACTGGATCGAATGCAAATGAATTAGTGTGACCGGGGGagtgggaaaaaagaaaccaaaatgaatgtttgaatgttttcttaTGCGAAATGTTATATAGAGCAATTTAGAAAACAGTATACATCCAACGTAAAGgctaaatttaattaaccGATGAACCGATCATTAAGCGATAAGCAAAAACGGCCCCAAAATACGACTAACGAAGTGAGAAatggagaaagagaaatatgTGAAAAGTGAACGAAAAGTCAGGAAAACGTTGTACGAGAcactaaaaaaggaaaaacggtaAACACTACACACTACGACAATGCAGTCTAACTAATATAACCCAACCAAACACAGGAAGTCGATGAAAGCGGCAACCGA
The DNA window shown above is from Anopheles funestus chromosome 3RL, idAnoFuneDA-416_04, whole genome shotgun sequence and carries:
- the LOC125771433 gene encoding uncharacterized protein LOC125771433 gives rise to the protein MIMKAIHYSLLAALALKLLGVCYGCKISEYPCKGGASCVPLDKYCDGRDDCGDGSDEPKMCTVCNRTYYGDIGRTYTLTVPPPQWNRLPFLCHLTFTASGHEQGDIVQIIFDKFTVGRFDEGLIDPDMDSSDASLTSGGDLPGCPEGFMQLSELGRPFTGGSWCGKASGHQLYFSETSTVTASVKVFHAPMQAGTPFEFRIRYKFISQSEAIVRYGAPSELLELGRVTPGTYCTRQYDECYRKKCRLQSPNYPGMYPRNVTCYWTIRQKVVPTCKHAMVAISQENEHKALVKRSIASLNKTSRAVRAWSDCTGERDHLIFYDGSSTNDPVLAKYCGGDWLPRVVSRGPEMLIAFHSSPFSAPLQSGQSNRGFELDVDILFADSDSYDFAQGSKCEFHINASNPDEVLLSRRGRMGHLLSPRHTLAPNTTCTYYFHGMPTDLIWISFTHYHLQILQPSSSGSDNSTIGRSESPLPWITRTRIWDSAGTFVPVRTTSPASILSSPGGPSTTAYGSTVGSGAGGGGGPPGGSSLLPGLTTTTAIYQQLMNRTVNSYYTGVNQNGKSLKINVDNVWNPVDQYIYGPTVNSIFNQPPPTAPSEGGRGRGTGYGSSGQDKYSKHKSKSDIGTGNYVQSVRHGKDSSGGFGYDLTKDHGRKDRQSSKTPYGSRRLMAEFFDNEAPKLCDHMTLESKGHRMRPCTPLESYVSTGRDLKIEFHTMTGTSLFPSSFGINYEFVDTELGGDPYLGDQKKPRDPQEDLTQAADPSLPILCSRLFRKRKGDFQSPRNVFLHGRGGAKNISCLYRFEASVGERVRVELFNVSFGEFATCVTESDGHTGRARCSPSETEPDSRIGELRIYDVPYPDARIPLGCFCDNTSSTYNAPLTFISNSRTLELTFVVTRLNISEDFADVYFHAAYDFIRVPECRRRLRLRGSGGEDEMNFPLRSHEASCDGLPWYIEAQQQDRSLFVRTWGSFLPVEPTADDFSKCNTRNRLIVYSGVPLKVMRVICPSPPSSRSAALHIFSEDWLSNQPFLTFDRPVSMVLEPIHKEPGSIGFSWLEIQRTKASLIQQLDLQSNFTTNDTLVEFGLYPRETECEYRCPELDACIGSALWCDGRPNCPSGYDESEQECGSRLIELPGGIYAAFGCVAAAISACLIFCLLVMVKKRRKANEKLKPTVGTGAASLNGTLSKKDYKKEPLFFDPDS